Proteins from one Myxococcus stipitatus genomic window:
- the pbpC gene encoding penicillin-binding protein 1C — MSRRRWGRLLVAVLGLVALYAAVPRPPLREGLGFSQAVFDREGRLLRLTLSPDEKYRLWVPLERIPASLVEATLLHEDQHFRAHPGVNPVAVGRAIWSTYVAGGRRMGGSTLTMQLARIRYGLQSRTVGGKLWQMVKALQLECTYSKDELLEAYLNLAPYGRNVEGVGAASLVYFGRGVERLSLGEVLTLAVIPQSPARRDPGRDTGALTEARLRLFDRWRVSHPEDAERRALLSQPLPVRRPEELPFLAPHFVEGVLRRGPAGAGVTSTLELGAQRLVERHVRQYVERRRGVGIRNAAALVVDWRTLEVRAAVGSADFFDEGIDGQVDGTRAKRSPGSALKPFIYGLAFDQGLVHPRTMLKDSPLGFRGYDPENFDGEFVGPVAAEEALVKSRNVPAVALAGQLRPPGLLGLLRQAGVTRLRDESYYGLSLALGSAEVTMVELVELYAMLANGGVLRPLRLEAEAPRDDGVRLLSAEASFLVLEALEKSPRPAQSFRGELARDTVPVAWKTGTSTGFRDAWSVGVVGPYVVAVWVGNFDGQSNPAFVGQTAAAPLMFELVDSLRAREPDVRRVRRTPPEGVSHVHVCAVSGGIPGPHCPRQVRTGFIPGTSPIRPCDVHREVWVDARTGLRACGPGPFVSARVYEFWPSDLLRLFQKAGVPRKTPPPEATDCGLELSASGGLPPRITTPEEGVDYNLRASSVAPQTVPLSAVTDADVRRVFWFVDEQLVGTSSRGESLAWTARPGTYVVRAVDDRGRSDARTMRVRLVR, encoded by the coding sequence GTGAGTCGTCGTCGGTGGGGCCGGCTGCTCGTCGCGGTGCTGGGGCTCGTGGCGCTGTACGCCGCGGTGCCCCGGCCGCCGCTGCGCGAGGGGCTGGGCTTCTCGCAGGCGGTGTTCGACCGGGAGGGCCGGCTCTTGCGGCTCACCCTGTCGCCGGACGAGAAGTACCGGCTGTGGGTCCCCCTGGAGCGCATTCCGGCCTCACTGGTGGAGGCCACGCTGCTGCACGAGGACCAGCACTTCCGCGCCCACCCTGGCGTCAACCCCGTGGCGGTGGGGCGCGCCATCTGGAGCACGTACGTGGCGGGTGGCCGGCGCATGGGGGGCTCCACGCTCACCATGCAGCTGGCGCGCATCCGCTACGGCCTCCAGTCGCGCACGGTGGGCGGGAAGCTGTGGCAGATGGTGAAGGCCCTCCAGCTCGAGTGCACCTACTCGAAGGACGAGTTGCTGGAGGCGTATCTCAACCTCGCGCCCTATGGGCGCAACGTGGAGGGCGTGGGCGCCGCGAGCCTCGTGTACTTCGGGCGTGGGGTGGAGCGGCTGTCGCTGGGGGAGGTGCTCACCCTGGCCGTCATCCCGCAGAGCCCCGCGCGCCGGGACCCGGGGCGGGACACGGGCGCCCTGACGGAGGCGCGGCTGCGCCTGTTCGACCGGTGGCGCGTGTCGCATCCCGAGGACGCGGAGCGCCGCGCGCTGCTGTCGCAGCCGTTGCCCGTGCGCCGGCCGGAGGAGCTGCCCTTCCTCGCGCCGCACTTCGTGGAGGGCGTGCTGCGCCGGGGGCCGGCGGGGGCCGGCGTGACGAGCACGCTGGAGCTGGGCGCGCAGCGGCTGGTGGAGCGGCACGTGCGCCAGTACGTGGAGCGGCGGCGCGGCGTGGGCATCCGCAACGCGGCGGCGCTGGTGGTGGACTGGCGGACGCTGGAGGTCCGCGCGGCGGTGGGTTCGGCGGACTTCTTCGACGAAGGCATCGACGGACAGGTGGATGGGACGCGGGCCAAGCGCTCGCCGGGCTCGGCGCTCAAGCCGTTCATCTACGGGCTGGCGTTCGACCAGGGACTGGTGCACCCGCGCACGATGTTGAAGGACTCGCCCCTCGGCTTCCGGGGGTACGACCCGGAGAACTTCGACGGCGAGTTCGTGGGACCGGTGGCCGCGGAGGAGGCGTTGGTGAAGAGCCGCAACGTCCCGGCCGTCGCGCTGGCGGGACAGCTGCGCCCTCCGGGGCTGCTCGGGCTCCTGCGTCAGGCGGGCGTCACCCGGCTGAGGGACGAGTCGTACTACGGCCTGTCCCTGGCGCTCGGCTCGGCGGAGGTGACGATGGTGGAGCTGGTGGAGCTGTACGCCATGCTCGCCAATGGAGGCGTGCTGCGTCCCTTGCGACTGGAGGCGGAGGCGCCGCGTGACGACGGCGTGCGGCTGCTGAGCGCGGAGGCCAGCTTCCTGGTGCTCGAGGCGCTGGAGAAGTCGCCCCGGCCGGCGCAGTCGTTCCGGGGTGAGCTGGCGCGGGACACGGTGCCGGTGGCGTGGAAGACGGGGACGTCCACCGGGTTCCGGGACGCATGGAGCGTGGGCGTGGTGGGGCCGTATGTCGTGGCGGTGTGGGTGGGCAACTTCGATGGCCAGTCGAACCCGGCCTTCGTGGGGCAGACGGCCGCGGCGCCGCTGATGTTCGAGCTGGTGGACTCGCTGCGCGCGAGGGAGCCGGACGTCCGACGGGTGCGGCGCACGCCACCGGAGGGCGTCAGTCACGTGCACGTGTGCGCGGTGTCCGGGGGGATTCCCGGGCCGCACTGTCCACGCCAGGTGCGCACGGGGTTCATCCCGGGGACGTCGCCCATCCGGCCCTGCGACGTGCACCGCGAGGTCTGGGTGGACGCGCGCACGGGGCTTCGCGCCTGTGGGCCGGGGCCCTTCGTGAGCGCGCGGGTGTACGAGTTCTGGCCATCGGACCTGCTGCGCCTGTTCCAGAAGGCGGGCGTGCCTCGGAAGACGCCGCCTCCCGAGGCCACGGATTGCGGCCTGGAGCTGAGCGCGAGCGGAGGGCTGCCACCGCGCATCACCACGCCGGAGGAGGGGGTGGACTACAACCTGCGGGCGTCCTCGGTGGCGCCGCAGACGGTGCCGCTGTCGGCGGTGACGGACGCGGACGTGCGGCGGGTGTTCTGGTTCGTCGACGAGCAGCTGGTGGGCACGTCGTCGCGGGGAGAGAGCCTGGCGTGGACGGCGCGGCCAGGGACGTACGTGGTCCGCGCGGTGGACGACCGGGGGCGTTCGGACGCGAGGACGATGCGGGTGCGGTTGGTTCGCTGA
- a CDS encoding AHH domain-containing protein, whose translation MKVLGIAALLLITTGCATTRVVNLDTGHGRTIAYTPVESDPVEIGEDAFKHAVAQLVLGMKLDVAFKEVEVDDRRSLIASSEGIVDGAQGRDVPSAYERICQRQDEPNSCLSMLAGGFTLGPMDRRMIALYFAFDTVWDGIEEAIRDMVNPAALRAMITTMIGTALVMLVAPEPITKVLAIALTASLIAYLGTGPVWNLGQGFLRLMDESRDAGSFSELEVAGHRFGKVLGDNGARVLVIVALSALGGKSAMAAQGPKMPGFAQAAARAQMEGGFQLSGALAGEVQAISLSSAGVLNVTLAPTAVAAVAVGPGGGVGAGAAVGAGDEIQGDPDGKIHHICTDKNPIDDRRGGPWTPLFQEVFNRAKMSLNDKANLVKIKGHEGPHPEAYHKVVLKRIDDATRGCRGVSQCRAELVKELSAIARELTVRTSELRRLITKEP comes from the coding sequence ATGAAGGTTCTCGGCATTGCTGCACTTCTGCTGATCACGACTGGCTGTGCCACGACCCGTGTCGTGAATCTCGATACAGGGCATGGCAGGACGATCGCATATACGCCAGTTGAGTCCGACCCTGTTGAGATTGGCGAGGACGCGTTCAAGCATGCGGTTGCACAGCTCGTGCTCGGCATGAAGCTCGACGTTGCCTTCAAAGAAGTTGAAGTGGACGACCGTCGTTCTCTGATCGCGTCATCCGAGGGAATCGTCGACGGAGCGCAGGGACGGGATGTCCCATCGGCTTACGAGCGCATTTGCCAGCGGCAGGACGAGCCCAATAGCTGCCTGAGCATGTTGGCCGGTGGATTCACACTCGGCCCCATGGACCGGCGAATGATCGCGCTCTACTTTGCGTTTGATACAGTCTGGGACGGCATCGAGGAGGCGATCCGCGACATGGTGAATCCCGCTGCCTTGCGAGCCATGATTACGACCATGATCGGCACGGCGCTCGTAATGCTGGTGGCCCCTGAGCCCATTACCAAGGTGCTAGCGATTGCGCTAACGGCCTCGCTGATTGCATACCTTGGCACTGGGCCTGTGTGGAATCTTGGGCAGGGGTTTCTCCGGCTCATGGACGAGTCGCGGGACGCGGGGAGCTTCTCGGAGCTGGAAGTCGCTGGACACCGCTTCGGGAAGGTTCTGGGGGACAATGGCGCCCGAGTCTTGGTCATCGTCGCGCTGTCGGCACTCGGCGGGAAGAGTGCCATGGCTGCCCAGGGGCCGAAGATGCCGGGCTTTGCTCAGGCTGCGGCGAGGGCTCAGATGGAAGGGGGCTTTCAGCTTTCGGGCGCCCTGGCCGGGGAGGTTCAGGCGATTTCGCTCTCGTCGGCGGGAGTGCTGAACGTGACGCTCGCGCCAACGGCGGTCGCCGCGGTTGCGGTCGGGCCCGGTGGTGGTGTAGGGGCTGGGGCAGCCGTAGGAGCCGGGGACGAGATTCAAGGCGACCCTGACGGCAAGATTCATCACATCTGCACGGACAAGAACCCCATCGACGATAGACGGGGAGGGCCGTGGACGCCGCTTTTTCAGGAGGTTTTCAATCGCGCTAAGATGAGCCTCAATGACAAGGCGAATCTTGTGAAAATCAAGGGACACGAAGGACCGCATCCTGAAGCGTATCACAAGGTGGTGCTCAAGCGCATCGACGATGCGACACGCGGATGTCGGGGTGTTTCGCAGTGTCGCGCAGAGCTTGTCAAAGAGCTGTCAGCGATTGCGCGGGAGCTGACGGTCCGGACCTCTGAACTGCGAAGGCTCATTACGAAGGAGCCTTGA
- a CDS encoding alkene reductase translates to MPTLFDPITAGDLRLANRIVMAPLTRNRSPNAIPPDIAATYYAQRATAGLLISEATAISHQAQGYADVPGLYAPEQLAAWKKVTDAVHHAGGRIVTQLWHVGRVSHTELQPGNGAPVAPSPVTANTRTVLFRDGVPTFVPTSEPRALELSELPGIVQAYAQAARNAVEVAGFDGVEIHGANGYLLDQFLKTGSNQRTDAYGGGIENRARLLLEVTRAVIDAVGAGRTGIRLSPVTTANDAFDANPQPLFEHVVRELAKLGLAYVHIIEGATGGPRELPDRPFDYVALKKAYREAGGRAAWMVNNGYDGELARKAVEDGADLVSFGRPYISNPDLVRRLRENAPLAQLDKKTLYGGGAKGYIDYPPLD, encoded by the coding sequence ATGCCTACCCTCTTCGACCCCATCACCGCGGGTGACCTGCGACTCGCCAATCGCATCGTCATGGCGCCGCTGACGCGCAACCGCTCGCCCAACGCCATCCCCCCGGACATCGCGGCCACCTACTACGCCCAGCGAGCCACGGCCGGACTCCTCATCAGCGAGGCCACCGCCATCAGCCACCAGGCCCAGGGCTACGCCGACGTTCCCGGCCTCTATGCTCCCGAGCAGCTCGCCGCGTGGAAGAAGGTCACGGACGCCGTGCACCATGCCGGTGGCCGCATCGTCACGCAGCTGTGGCACGTGGGCCGTGTCTCCCACACGGAGCTCCAGCCGGGCAACGGAGCGCCCGTCGCGCCCTCCCCCGTCACCGCCAACACGCGCACCGTGCTGTTCCGCGACGGCGTCCCCACCTTCGTCCCCACCTCCGAGCCTCGCGCCCTGGAGCTGTCCGAGCTGCCCGGCATCGTCCAGGCCTACGCCCAGGCCGCGCGCAACGCCGTGGAGGTCGCGGGCTTCGACGGCGTCGAGATTCACGGCGCCAACGGCTACCTGCTCGACCAGTTCCTCAAGACGGGCTCCAACCAGCGCACGGACGCCTACGGCGGCGGCATCGAGAACCGCGCGCGCCTGCTGCTCGAGGTCACTCGCGCCGTGATTGACGCCGTGGGCGCCGGCCGCACCGGCATCCGCTTGTCCCCCGTCACCACCGCCAACGACGCCTTCGACGCCAACCCGCAGCCGCTGTTCGAGCACGTCGTGCGCGAGCTGGCGAAGCTGGGCCTCGCCTACGTGCACATCATCGAAGGCGCCACGGGCGGTCCGCGCGAACTGCCAGACCGTCCCTTCGATTACGTCGCCCTGAAGAAGGCGTATCGCGAGGCCGGCGGCAGGGCCGCGTGGATGGTCAACAACGGCTACGACGGCGAGCTGGCGCGCAAGGCCGTCGAGGATGGCGCGGACCTCGTCTCCTTCGGCCGCCCGTACATCTCCAACCCGGACCTCGTGCGCCGCCTGCGCGAGAACGCGCCCCTGGCGCAGCTCGACAAGAAGACGCTCTACGGCGGCGGCGCCAAGGGCTACATCGACTACCCGCCCCTGGACTGA
- a CDS encoding alpha-2-macroglobulin family protein: MSSNENEPTPPKPRLVHRILGELHWTPPAWAVALGRALLLGVRGAWGAVRRHPKRFALGLIVLMVVAVGVDAAYRWYESRPKPVRYDVSATSPNPTPIEEPPRWDSVHVRFSGSVAPLEAIGKPVATGITLKPAIAGAWRWADDRTLTFIPAEDWAVGQEYSVTLERSLFPDHVLLAAYETTFRSAPFRAFIHEFSFYEDPRNPKEKRVVATVRFSHPVDPTSLMRNLSLKLKGKGGGLLGPKDGAYAFNVTYDKLKGEAYLQSDLIPIPDDDGTMVLTVAKGVRAARGGEGIQEELSRQVTIPGMFNYFRVEGVDVSLVRNERYEPEQVLVVNLTTGVTEAELRKNLEVRVLPRDRAATADEAAVPNFSWDDTSRIGDAVVAASEKLALEPISTDREHATLHSFRIRADVGRYLYFRLAQGTRSAGGYVLAKRHDVTLRVPRFPEEVSILHEGALLSLAGEKKVTVLSRDVQALRFQLGRVLPEQVNHLVSQTSGSFAHPSFENYRFDEQNISESFTEVRSLEGAGRGKAQYAAFDLTDYLTPANSPSARRGLFFFKVQSWDPAHKRSTGPEDSRLLLVTDLGLVVKDNADGSHDLFVQTLGSGAPAEGVTVSVLGKNGLPVLSATTDADGHVAFPRMTDFVREQESTVYLARKGEDFAFIPVSRSDRQLNFSRFDVGGMTSGSTPERLTAFLFSDRGLYRPGDTFHVAMVVKASDWSQPPSGVPLEASIMDPRGLEVHKQKLSLSATGLEALQFTTQETSPTGSYAVNLYVVKDGLRGSLLGSTQVRVEEFLPDRMRITTRFSAERAEGWVSPEKLKGQVKLTNLFGIAAAGRRVSAELTLSPMYPGFRQYPGYTFHDPFSATRTLTERLEDTKTNDEGEAELELGLEKFEKATWRVSLLAEGYEAEGGRGVSSGASILVSPLAYLVGFKPDGGLGYLSQGSERSVDFIAVDPALKRLAVKGLKAELVERRWVSVLTRQPNGTYRYQSARRDTVLRTRELAIPEAGFRYALSTEQPGDFVVVVKDAEGTQLSRVEYTVAGRANLTRALEKNAELEVKLSRQDYAPGDDIELSIKAPYTGAGLITIERDRVYAWKWFKTDATSTVQSIRLPPGLEGNGYVNVTFVRAMDSQEIFMSPLSYGVVPFSVSKDSRILQVTLTSAERARPGEPYRIRYKGSGVGRAVVFAVDEGILQVAGYSTPDPLSHFFKKRALEVRTGQILDLLLPEFSVSKAVSAMGGDAEGMDAIGKNLNPFKRKRDKPVAYWSGVVDIDTSERELVYAVPDSFNGELRVMAVAVGRESVGAATKRATIRGPFVITPSVPTFVAPGDEFSVGVAVANAVDGSGKGAQVTLELKTSEHLEVLGESRRPLKIDEGREASTTFRLRAKAVLGSGSLSFSTSLGNERARQTVDLSVRPAVPYLTSVTGGHVTDNQVDVPVSRRMYGDYRLLEVSASSVPLGLARGLATYLEQYPHGCTEQLVSRAFPHVVLKDRKELLGKAALAPDASFAEALRMLRGRQNDEGAFGLWAANAYAPVWPSIYALHFLTEAKERGFAVPPDLLNRGLTWLSGLVDRQPQTLTQARAVAYGQYVLTRNGKVSGASVNSLRTWLDENAAQTWRKDLTAAYLAATYRLLKQEKEAGQALAQVRVGEAQQEDYAALYDRLVYDAQVLYLLSRHFPERLEQLSGDALVKLAAPIHEGSFNTLSSAYAILGFDAYARALKAKAEPGAVSVQEKVAEALRPLTVPQGLFAHVGFSDAATALRVKSESSSPLFFQVTQAGYDLEPPKVPVIQRLEVQRELRDLEGRVVKEVPLGGEVEVHLMVRQLEGASSAVAIIDLLPGGFEVVMERPTPSEQESSDESHASEEEPRDEEGDGYSEESAAEDDSYPEPVPVPGSWLAPAGSDRSTFQPEYVDVREDRVVLYGTASATVTEFVYRIKATNAGQYVMPPAFAEGMYDRRIRARSVGTTVVVNAP; this comes from the coding sequence ATGTCCTCGAACGAAAACGAACCCACCCCGCCGAAGCCGCGGCTCGTCCACCGCATCCTGGGTGAGCTGCACTGGACTCCTCCCGCCTGGGCCGTCGCGCTGGGCCGCGCGCTCCTCCTCGGTGTCCGAGGCGCATGGGGCGCGGTCCGCCGTCATCCCAAGCGGTTCGCCCTGGGGTTGATCGTCCTCATGGTCGTGGCGGTGGGCGTGGACGCGGCCTATCGCTGGTACGAGAGCCGACCCAAGCCGGTGCGGTACGACGTCTCCGCCACCAGCCCGAACCCGACCCCCATCGAGGAGCCGCCGCGCTGGGACAGCGTGCACGTGCGCTTCAGCGGTTCGGTGGCGCCGCTGGAGGCGATTGGCAAGCCCGTCGCCACGGGCATCACCCTGAAGCCCGCCATCGCCGGTGCGTGGCGGTGGGCGGACGACCGGACGCTGACGTTCATCCCCGCGGAGGACTGGGCCGTGGGGCAGGAGTACTCCGTCACGCTGGAGCGCTCGCTGTTCCCGGACCATGTCCTGCTGGCCGCCTACGAGACGACGTTCCGTTCGGCGCCGTTCCGGGCCTTCATCCACGAGTTCAGCTTCTACGAGGACCCGCGCAATCCGAAGGAGAAGCGCGTGGTGGCCACGGTGCGCTTCTCGCATCCGGTGGACCCGACCTCGCTCATGCGCAACCTGTCGCTGAAGCTGAAGGGCAAGGGCGGTGGGCTGCTCGGGCCGAAGGACGGGGCGTATGCCTTCAACGTCACCTACGACAAGCTGAAGGGCGAGGCCTACCTCCAGTCGGACCTCATCCCCATCCCGGATGACGACGGCACCATGGTGTTGACGGTGGCCAAGGGCGTGCGCGCGGCGCGAGGCGGAGAGGGCATCCAGGAGGAGCTGAGCCGCCAAGTCACCATCCCCGGCATGTTCAACTACTTCCGGGTGGAGGGCGTGGACGTCTCCCTCGTGCGCAACGAGCGCTACGAGCCCGAGCAGGTGCTCGTCGTCAACCTCACCACGGGCGTCACCGAGGCGGAGCTGCGCAAGAACCTCGAGGTGCGGGTGCTGCCCAGGGACCGGGCCGCCACGGCCGACGAGGCCGCGGTGCCCAACTTCTCGTGGGACGACACCTCGCGCATCGGCGACGCGGTGGTCGCCGCGTCGGAGAAGCTGGCGTTGGAGCCCATCTCCACCGACCGCGAGCACGCCACGCTGCACAGCTTCCGCATCCGCGCGGACGTGGGCCGCTACCTCTACTTCCGCCTCGCGCAGGGGACGCGCTCGGCGGGTGGCTACGTGCTGGCGAAGCGCCACGACGTCACGCTGCGCGTGCCTCGCTTCCCGGAGGAGGTGAGCATCCTCCACGAGGGCGCGCTGCTGAGCCTCGCGGGCGAGAAGAAGGTCACCGTGCTGTCGCGCGACGTGCAGGCGCTGCGCTTCCAGCTGGGGCGCGTGCTGCCGGAGCAGGTCAACCACCTGGTGAGCCAGACGTCGGGGAGCTTCGCGCACCCCAGCTTCGAGAACTACCGGTTCGACGAGCAGAACATCTCCGAGAGCTTCACGGAGGTGCGCTCCCTGGAGGGCGCGGGGCGCGGCAAGGCGCAGTACGCCGCGTTCGACCTGACGGACTACCTCACGCCCGCCAACAGCCCGTCCGCGCGCCGGGGCCTGTTCTTCTTCAAGGTGCAGAGCTGGGACCCCGCGCACAAGCGGTCCACCGGACCGGAGGACTCGCGGCTGCTGCTGGTGACGGACCTGGGCCTGGTGGTGAAGGACAACGCGGATGGCTCCCACGACCTCTTCGTGCAGACGCTCGGGTCGGGGGCTCCCGCGGAGGGCGTGACGGTGAGCGTGCTGGGGAAGAATGGCCTGCCGGTGCTCTCCGCCACCACCGACGCGGACGGCCACGTCGCCTTCCCGCGCATGACGGACTTCGTGCGCGAGCAGGAGTCCACGGTGTACCTGGCGCGCAAGGGGGAGGACTTCGCCTTCATCCCGGTGAGCCGCTCCGACCGGCAGCTCAACTTCTCCCGCTTCGACGTGGGCGGCATGACGAGCGGCTCCACGCCGGAGCGGCTGACGGCCTTCCTCTTCTCCGACCGGGGCCTCTACCGGCCCGGGGACACCTTCCACGTGGCCATGGTGGTCAAGGCGTCCGACTGGAGCCAGCCGCCCAGCGGCGTCCCGCTCGAGGCGTCCATCATGGACCCGCGCGGGCTGGAGGTGCACAAGCAGAAGCTGTCGCTCTCCGCCACGGGCCTGGAGGCGCTCCAGTTCACGACCCAGGAGACGTCGCCCACGGGCAGCTACGCCGTCAACCTGTACGTGGTGAAGGACGGGCTGCGCGGCAGCCTGCTGGGCTCCACCCAGGTGCGGGTGGAGGAGTTCCTCCCGGACCGCATGCGCATCACCACGCGCTTCAGCGCCGAGCGCGCCGAGGGCTGGGTGTCGCCGGAGAAGTTGAAGGGGCAGGTGAAGCTCACCAACCTCTTCGGCATCGCCGCGGCGGGGCGGCGGGTGTCAGCGGAGCTGACCCTCAGTCCCATGTACCCGGGCTTCCGTCAGTACCCGGGCTACACCTTCCATGACCCGTTCAGCGCCACGCGCACCCTGACCGAGCGGCTCGAGGACACCAAGACCAACGACGAGGGCGAGGCGGAGCTGGAGCTGGGGTTGGAGAAGTTCGAGAAGGCGACCTGGCGCGTGTCGCTCCTGGCGGAGGGGTACGAGGCGGAGGGCGGACGGGGCGTGTCGTCCGGGGCATCCATCCTGGTGTCGCCGCTGGCGTACCTCGTCGGCTTCAAGCCGGATGGAGGGTTGGGTTACCTGAGCCAGGGGTCGGAGCGCTCGGTGGACTTCATCGCGGTGGACCCCGCGCTGAAGCGCCTGGCGGTCAAGGGGCTCAAGGCGGAGCTGGTCGAGCGGCGCTGGGTGTCGGTCCTCACGCGACAGCCCAATGGCACCTACCGGTACCAGTCCGCGCGCCGCGACACGGTGCTGCGCACGCGCGAGCTGGCCATCCCGGAGGCGGGCTTCAGGTACGCGCTGTCCACGGAGCAGCCCGGAGACTTCGTCGTCGTGGTGAAGGACGCGGAGGGCACGCAGCTGTCCCGCGTGGAGTACACGGTGGCCGGCCGCGCCAACCTCACGCGCGCGCTGGAGAAGAACGCGGAGCTGGAGGTGAAGCTCTCGCGCCAGGACTACGCGCCGGGCGACGACATCGAGCTGAGCATCAAGGCGCCCTATACCGGCGCGGGCCTCATCACCATCGAGCGCGACCGCGTCTACGCGTGGAAGTGGTTCAAGACGGACGCCACCAGCACGGTGCAGTCCATCCGCCTGCCGCCGGGCCTCGAGGGCAACGGCTACGTCAACGTGACGTTCGTCCGCGCGATGGACTCGCAGGAGATCTTCATGAGTCCGCTGAGCTACGGCGTGGTGCCGTTCTCGGTGAGCAAGGACAGCCGCATCCTCCAGGTGACGCTGACGAGCGCCGAGCGCGCGCGCCCGGGAGAGCCGTACCGCATCCGCTACAAGGGAAGCGGCGTGGGGCGGGCGGTGGTCTTCGCGGTGGACGAGGGCATCCTCCAGGTGGCCGGGTACTCGACGCCGGACCCGCTGTCGCACTTCTTCAAGAAGCGCGCGCTGGAGGTCCGCACCGGGCAGATCCTCGACCTGCTGCTGCCGGAGTTCTCCGTCTCCAAGGCCGTGTCCGCCATGGGCGGTGACGCGGAGGGGATGGACGCCATCGGCAAGAACCTGAACCCCTTCAAGCGCAAGCGGGACAAGCCGGTCGCCTATTGGTCCGGCGTGGTGGACATCGACACGTCGGAGCGCGAGCTGGTCTACGCCGTGCCCGACAGCTTCAACGGCGAGCTGCGGGTGATGGCCGTCGCGGTGGGACGCGAGTCGGTGGGAGCGGCGACGAAGCGCGCCACCATCCGGGGGCCGTTCGTCATCACCCCGAGCGTGCCCACCTTCGTCGCGCCAGGGGACGAGTTCTCCGTGGGCGTGGCGGTGGCCAACGCCGTGGATGGCTCCGGCAAGGGCGCGCAGGTGACGCTGGAGCTGAAGACGTCCGAGCACCTGGAGGTGCTGGGGGAGTCGCGCCGGCCGCTGAAGATCGACGAGGGCCGCGAGGCGAGCACGACGTTCCGGCTTCGGGCGAAGGCGGTGCTCGGCTCGGGCTCGCTGAGCTTCTCCACGTCCCTGGGCAACGAGCGCGCCCGCCAGACGGTGGACCTGAGCGTCCGCCCCGCCGTGCCGTACCTGACGAGCGTCACCGGCGGGCACGTGACGGACAATCAGGTGGACGTGCCGGTGAGCCGGAGGATGTACGGCGACTATCGCCTGCTGGAGGTGAGCGCGTCCTCCGTGCCCCTGGGGCTGGCGCGGGGCCTCGCGACGTACCTGGAGCAGTACCCGCACGGCTGCACCGAGCAGCTCGTCAGCCGCGCCTTCCCTCATGTGGTGCTGAAGGACCGGAAGGAGCTGCTGGGGAAGGCGGCGCTGGCGCCGGACGCGTCCTTCGCCGAGGCGCTGCGCATGCTGCGGGGACGGCAGAACGACGAGGGGGCCTTCGGCCTGTGGGCGGCCAACGCCTATGCCCCCGTCTGGCCGAGCATCTACGCGCTGCACTTCCTAACGGAGGCGAAGGAGCGTGGCTTCGCGGTGCCGCCGGACCTGCTGAATCGGGGGCTCACGTGGTTGAGCGGGTTGGTGGACCGACAGCCTCAGACGCTGACGCAGGCCCGCGCGGTGGCGTATGGCCAGTACGTGCTCACCCGCAACGGCAAGGTGTCCGGCGCGTCGGTGAATTCGCTGCGGACGTGGCTGGACGAGAACGCGGCGCAGACCTGGCGCAAGGACCTGACGGCGGCCTACCTCGCGGCGACGTACAGGCTGCTCAAGCAGGAGAAGGAGGCCGGGCAGGCGTTGGCGCAAGTGCGCGTGGGCGAGGCCCAGCAGGAGGACTACGCGGCGCTGTATGACCGGCTCGTCTACGACGCACAGGTGCTCTACCTGCTGTCGCGCCACTTCCCGGAGCGCCTGGAGCAGCTGTCGGGCGACGCCCTGGTCAAGCTGGCCGCGCCCATCCACGAGGGCTCCTTCAACACGCTGTCCTCGGCCTACGCCATCCTCGGCTTCGATGCCTACGCGCGGGCGCTCAAGGCGAAGGCCGAGCCCGGGGCGGTGAGCGTCCAGGAGAAGGTGGCGGAGGCCTTGCGTCCGTTGACGGTGCCGCAGGGGCTGTTCGCCCACGTGGGCTTCTCCGACGCGGCCACGGCGCTGCGCGTGAAGAGCGAGTCGAGCTCGCCGCTGTTCTTCCAGGTGACGCAGGCGGGCTACGACCTGGAGCCGCCGAAGGTGCCTGTCATCCAGCGCCTGGAGGTGCAGCGCGAGCTGCGGGACCTGGAGGGGCGGGTGGTGAAGGAGGTCCCCCTGGGCGGCGAGGTGGAGGTGCACCTCATGGTCCGCCAACTCGAGGGTGCCTCCTCCGCGGTGGCCATCATCGACCTGCTGCCGGGAGGCTTCGAGGTGGTGATGGAGCGGCCCACGCCGTCCGAGCAGGAGTCGTCGGACGAGTCCCACGCCTCCGAGGAGGAGCCCCGGGACGAGGAGGGCGACGGGTATTCGGAGGAGTCCGCCGCCGAGGATGACTCCTACCCCGAGCCGGTGCCCGTGCCAGGGAGCTGGCTGGCGCCAGCGGGCAGCGACCGCTCGACGTTCCAGCCGGAGTACGTGGACGTCCGCGAGGACCGGGTGGTGCTGTACGGGACGGCCAGCGCGACGGTCACCGAGTTCGTCTACCGCATCAAGGCGACCAACGCGGGCCAGTACGTGATGCCTCCGGCGTTCGCGGAGGGCATGTATGACCGCCGCATCCGCGCTCGCTCGGTGGGCACGACGGTGGTGGTGAACGCGCCGTGA